The Pelosinus sp. IPA-1 genome contains a region encoding:
- the thiH gene encoding 2-iminoacetate synthase ThiH, with protein MSFYDEYLQYTEGNIEEVFQNTTSEDIVKILGKERLTVKNFLALLSPKGEEHLELMAQKANQLTVQNFGRVILLYTPMYLSDYCTNQCTYCGFNITNTFTRKQLTMEEVEKEAKNIAASGIQHILILTGDAPVRAGVSYMEDCVQILKNYFSSIAIEVYALTEEEYAKLGEAGVESMTMYQETYNPIIYDKLHVKGPKKDYHFRLDAPERACQAGFRSVNIGALLGLDDWRRDGFFTGLHANYLQNKYPDVEISISLPRIRPTMGACETGNNVNDKNMVQFMTAFRLFMPRAGMPLSTRESAEFRNHAIKLGITKMSAGVNTAVGGHIEVQENAGQFAVSDTRSVKEMSKAILQLGYQPVFKDWQAI; from the coding sequence ATGAGCTTTTATGATGAGTATTTGCAATATACTGAAGGCAATATAGAAGAAGTATTTCAAAATACAACCTCTGAAGATATTGTAAAGATTCTTGGGAAAGAGCGATTAACAGTAAAGAATTTTTTAGCCTTATTATCTCCTAAAGGGGAAGAACATTTAGAATTAATGGCCCAAAAGGCAAATCAGTTGACAGTACAAAATTTCGGACGTGTCATTTTATTGTATACACCGATGTATTTATCTGATTACTGTACAAATCAATGCACCTATTGTGGTTTTAATATAACCAATACGTTTACCCGTAAGCAATTGACCATGGAAGAGGTAGAAAAAGAAGCCAAAAATATTGCGGCTTCCGGCATTCAACATATTTTAATTCTAACAGGAGATGCTCCAGTAAGAGCTGGCGTCTCTTATATGGAAGATTGTGTTCAGATCTTAAAAAACTACTTTTCCTCCATTGCCATTGAGGTCTATGCCTTAACAGAAGAGGAGTACGCCAAACTTGGAGAAGCTGGTGTAGAGAGCATGACAATGTATCAGGAAACCTACAATCCAATCATCTATGACAAACTTCATGTGAAAGGGCCTAAGAAAGATTATCACTTCCGCCTTGATGCACCAGAACGGGCTTGTCAAGCTGGTTTTCGCTCTGTAAATATTGGAGCTTTGCTCGGACTTGATGATTGGCGCAGAGATGGATTCTTTACGGGCTTACATGCTAACTACTTGCAAAATAAATATCCAGATGTTGAGATTAGTATATCGCTACCTCGTATACGTCCAACTATGGGGGCTTGCGAAACTGGAAACAACGTGAACGATAAGAATATGGTTCAATTTATGACCGCTTTTCGGTTGTTTATGCCAAGGGCGGGGATGCCTTTATCGACTAGAGAAAGTGCAGAATTTCGGAACCACGCTATTAAATTAGGGATTACGAAAATGTCTGCAGGAGTCAACACTGCAGTAGGGGGACATATTGAGGTTCAGGAAAACGCAGGACAATTTGCCGTTTCTGATACACGGAGTGTGA